The Streptomyces sp. NBC_01689 genome includes a window with the following:
- a CDS encoding acyl-CoA synthetase encodes MEYNLADLFESVVDVVPDREALVHLDHPGTGAERRLTYAELDAAANRLAHHLIDSGVSPGEHLGLHLYNGIEYVQTVLACLKARIVPVNVNYRYVEEELAYLYQDADLVALVFDAEFADRVTAALPRARALRHLLRVGTPARGSASARTSTAAGPLAAGTDPGSAPAPDVLDFADAEAAGSPGRGFPARSADDQFIIYTGGTTGMPKGVMWRQEDLFFAGLGGGAPTGEPVAKPEELAERVAAGGAGITFFPTPPLMHGTSTLTAFIAFNFGQRVVTHRKFVPEEVLRTIEREKVTSVSLVGDAMLRPLIDALRGPMKGTDCSSLFSVSSSGAIMSETVRAQFQELVPNVMLLNNFGSSESGFNGTATADSGPGRGFRVRVNSRTRVVDPATHEPAVPGEPGRIAQCGHVPLGYYNDSRKTAETFFHKDGERWVLLGDMATVDEEGVVTVLGRGSQCINTGGEKVYPEEVEQALKSHPDVYDALVAGVPDERWGNHVAAVVQLRRGASRPSLEDIQAHVRDHLAGYKIPRQLVIADTIQRSPSGKADYRWARSVAAEADG; translated from the coding sequence GTGGAGTACAACCTTGCCGACCTGTTCGAGTCGGTCGTCGACGTGGTCCCCGACCGCGAGGCGCTGGTCCACCTCGACCATCCCGGCACGGGCGCGGAGCGCAGGCTGACGTACGCGGAGCTGGACGCGGCGGCGAACCGTCTCGCCCACCACCTGATCGACAGCGGGGTGAGCCCGGGCGAGCACCTGGGACTGCACCTGTACAACGGGATCGAGTACGTGCAGACGGTGCTGGCGTGCCTCAAGGCGCGGATCGTGCCGGTCAACGTCAACTACCGCTATGTGGAAGAGGAGCTGGCCTATCTCTATCAGGACGCCGACCTGGTGGCCCTGGTCTTCGACGCGGAGTTCGCCGACCGGGTGACGGCCGCGCTCCCGCGAGCCCGCGCCCTGCGTCATCTCCTGCGCGTGGGAACGCCCGCCCGCGGCTCCGCGTCAGCCCGCACGTCGACGGCCGCCGGCCCCCTCGCCGCCGGCACCGACCCCGGCTCCGCGCCGGCTCCGGACGTCCTGGACTTCGCGGACGCGGAGGCGGCAGGGTCTCCCGGCCGGGGATTCCCGGCGCGCTCGGCGGACGACCAGTTCATCATCTACACCGGTGGCACGACCGGCATGCCCAAGGGCGTCATGTGGCGGCAGGAGGACCTGTTCTTCGCCGGCCTCGGCGGCGGCGCCCCGACGGGTGAGCCGGTCGCGAAACCGGAGGAGCTCGCCGAGCGGGTCGCCGCGGGCGGCGCGGGCATCACGTTCTTCCCCACTCCCCCGCTGATGCACGGCACCTCGACCCTGACGGCCTTCATCGCCTTCAACTTCGGCCAACGGGTGGTGACCCACCGCAAGTTCGTGCCCGAGGAGGTGCTGCGGACGATAGAGCGGGAGAAGGTCACCAGCGTGTCCCTGGTCGGCGACGCGATGCTGCGGCCCCTGATCGACGCGTTGCGCGGCCCCATGAAGGGCACCGACTGCTCCTCCCTGTTCAGCGTGTCCTCCTCCGGGGCCATCATGTCGGAGACGGTGCGCGCGCAGTTCCAGGAACTGGTCCCGAACGTGATGCTGCTGAACAACTTCGGCTCGTCGGAGTCCGGGTTCAACGGCACCGCGACGGCCGACTCGGGCCCGGGCAGAGGCTTCCGGGTGCGCGTCAACTCCCGTACCCGGGTGGTGGATCCGGCGACCCACGAGCCGGCCGTCCCCGGCGAGCCCGGACGCATCGCGCAGTGCGGGCACGTCCCCCTCGGCTACTACAACGACTCCCGCAAGACCGCCGAGACCTTCTTCCACAAGGACGGCGAACGGTGGGTCCTGCTCGGCGACATGGCCACCGTCGACGAGGAGGGTGTCGTGACCGTCCTCGGTCGCGGCTCCCAGTGCATCAACACCGGCGGCGAGAAGGTCTACCCGGAGGAGGTCGAGCAGGCCCTCAAGTCCCATCCGGACGTGTACGACGCGCTGGTCGCCGGAGTACCGGACGAGAGATGGGGCAACCACGTGGCGGCGGTCGTACAACTGCGCCGCGGTGCGAGCAGGCCGTCCCTGGAGGACATCCAGGCCCATGTCCGGGACCATCTCGCGGGTTACAAGATCCCCCGCCAGCTGGTCATCGCGGACACCATCCAGCGTTCCCCGAGCGGCAAGGCCGACTACCGCTGGGCACGTTCGGTGGCCGCGGAGGCCGACGGCTGA
- the paaK gene encoding phenylacetate--CoA ligase PaaK translates to MADSVVSKELLDAGERLGADALRALQEERLRSTLRHVYENVPFYRESFDKAGVRPEDCRTLADLARFPFTTKADLRANYPYGMFAVPQDQIRRLHASSGTTGRPTVVGYTDGDLSMWADMVARSIRAAGGRPGDKVHVAYGYGLFTGGLGAHYGAERLGCTVIPASGGMTARQVQLIQDLRPDIIMVTPSYMLTLLDEFERQGVDPRGTSLRVGVFGAEPWTQEMRREIEERFAIDAVDIYGLSEVVGPGVAQECVETKDGLHVWEDHFYPEVVDPITGEVLPDGSEGELVFTSLTKEAMPVIRYRTRDLTRLLPGTARVFRRMEKITGRSDDMVILRGVNLFPTQIEEIVLRTPGVAPHFQLRLTREGRLDALTVRAEARHGATPEVRDAAARSIMTAVKDGIGVSVAVEVVEPESLERSVGKIRRIVDLRER, encoded by the coding sequence ATGGCGGATTCCGTGGTGTCGAAGGAGCTCCTGGACGCGGGAGAGCGGCTGGGCGCCGACGCGCTGCGGGCGCTGCAGGAGGAGCGGCTGCGCTCGACGTTGCGGCACGTCTACGAGAACGTGCCCTTCTACCGCGAGTCCTTCGACAAGGCGGGCGTCCGGCCGGAGGACTGCCGCACCCTGGCCGACCTGGCGCGTTTCCCGTTCACGACCAAGGCGGACCTGCGCGCGAACTATCCGTACGGGATGTTCGCCGTACCCCAGGACCAGATCCGCCGCCTTCACGCGTCGAGCGGGACCACCGGACGCCCCACGGTCGTCGGTTACACGGACGGCGACCTGTCCATGTGGGCCGACATGGTGGCGCGTTCGATCCGGGCGGCGGGCGGCAGGCCCGGCGACAAGGTCCATGTGGCGTACGGCTACGGACTGTTCACCGGTGGCCTCGGCGCGCACTACGGCGCCGAGCGGCTCGGCTGCACGGTGATCCCCGCGTCCGGAGGGATGACGGCCCGTCAGGTCCAGCTCATCCAGGACCTGCGCCCCGACATCATCATGGTGACCCCCTCGTACATGCTCACGCTGCTCGACGAGTTCGAGCGGCAGGGCGTCGACCCGCGTGGCACCTCGCTGCGGGTGGGTGTCTTCGGCGCGGAGCCGTGGACGCAGGAGATGCGCCGCGAGATCGAGGAGCGGTTCGCCATCGACGCCGTGGACATCTACGGCCTGTCCGAGGTGGTGGGCCCGGGCGTCGCCCAGGAGTGTGTGGAGACCAAGGACGGGCTGCACGTCTGGGAGGACCACTTCTACCCGGAGGTCGTCGACCCGATCACCGGCGAGGTGCTGCCGGACGGCTCCGAGGGCGAGCTGGTGTTCACCTCGCTCACCAAGGAGGCCATGCCCGTGATCCGGTACCGGACCCGGGACCTGACCCGGCTGCTGCCCGGCACCGCGCGCGTCTTCCGCCGGATGGAGAAGATCACCGGCCGCAGCGACGACATGGTGATCCTGCGGGGGGTCAATCTCTTCCCGACCCAGATCGAGGAGATCGTGCTGCGCACGCCGGGCGTCGCGCCGCACTTCCAGCTCCGGCTGACTCGCGAGGGCCGCCTCGACGCGCTCACCGTACGGGCCGAGGCGCGGCACGGCGCCACGCCCGAGGTCCGCGACGCGGCGGCACGTTCCATCATGACGGCCGTGAAGGACGGCATCGGGGTGTCGGTCGCCGTCGAGGTCGTCGAACCGGAATCGCTGGAGCGGTCCGTGGGGAAGATCAGGCGGATCGTCGACCTGCGGGAGCGCTGA
- a CDS encoding thiolase domain-containing protein → MSKEPVAVVGVGQTKHVAARRDVSIAGLVREAALRALTDAELTWADIDAVVIGKAPDFFEGVMMPELYLADALGAVGKPMLRVHTAGSVGGSTALVATQLVAGRVHGTVLTLAFEKQSESNAMWGLSLPIPFQQPLLAGAGGFFAPHVRAYMRRTGAPDTVGSLVAYKDRRNALKNPYAHLHEHDITLEKVQASPMLWDPIRYSETCPSSDGACAMVLTDRAGAARSPRPPAWVHGGAMRSEPTLFAGKDCVSPRAGKDCAADVYRQAGIADPRRDIDAVEMYVPFSWYEPMWLENLGFADEGEGWKLTESGVTELDGDLPVNMSGGVLSTNPIGASGMIRFAEAALQVRGLAGEHQVEGARRALGHAYGGGSQFFAMWLVGAEPPSS, encoded by the coding sequence ATGAGCAAGGAACCCGTGGCCGTCGTCGGCGTCGGCCAGACCAAGCACGTGGCGGCGCGGCGGGACGTGTCGATCGCCGGGCTGGTCCGCGAGGCGGCCCTGCGCGCCCTCACGGACGCCGAACTGACCTGGGCCGACATCGACGCCGTCGTCATCGGCAAGGCGCCGGACTTCTTCGAGGGCGTCATGATGCCCGAGCTGTACCTCGCCGACGCGCTCGGCGCCGTCGGCAAGCCGATGCTCCGCGTGCACACCGCCGGCTCCGTCGGCGGCTCGACCGCGCTGGTCGCCACCCAGCTCGTCGCGGGCCGCGTCCACGGGACCGTCCTGACCCTGGCCTTCGAGAAGCAGTCCGAGTCGAACGCCATGTGGGGGCTGTCCCTGCCGATCCCCTTCCAGCAGCCGCTGCTGGCCGGGGCGGGCGGCTTCTTCGCGCCGCACGTCCGCGCGTACATGCGGCGCACCGGCGCGCCCGACACCGTCGGCTCCCTCGTCGCGTACAAGGACCGCCGCAACGCGCTCAAGAACCCCTACGCGCACCTCCACGAGCACGACATCACCCTGGAGAAGGTCCAGGCCTCCCCGATGCTCTGGGACCCGATCCGCTACTCGGAGACCTGCCCCTCCTCGGACGGCGCCTGCGCCATGGTCCTCACCGACCGTGCGGGCGCGGCCCGTTCACCCCGTCCGCCCGCGTGGGTGCACGGCGGGGCGATGCGCAGCGAGCCCACCCTGTTCGCCGGCAAGGACTGCGTGTCACCGCGCGCCGGCAAGGACTGCGCGGCCGACGTCTACCGGCAGGCGGGCATCGCGGACCCGCGCCGCGACATCGACGCCGTGGAGATGTACGTACCGTTCTCCTGGTACGAACCCATGTGGCTGGAGAACCTCGGCTTCGCCGACGAGGGCGAGGGCTGGAAACTCACGGAGTCCGGGGTGACCGAACTCGACGGGGACCTGCCCGTCAACATGTCGGGCGGCGTGCTCTCCACCAATCCGATCGGCGCCTCCGGGATGATCCGCTTCGCGGAAGCGGCGCTGCAGGTGCGCGGCCTCGCGGGAGAACACCAGGTGGAAGGGGCTCGCAGGGCGCTGGGACACGCCTACGGGGGCGGTTCCCAGTTCTTCGCGATGTGGCTGGTCGGGGCCGAGCCGCCCAGCTCCTGA
- a CDS encoding Zn-ribbon domain-containing OB-fold protein codes for MPEVLKAPLVVEFPFTRSLGPVQSAFLTGLRERVVLGVRTTDGRTLVPPVEYDPVTADELRDLVEVAPTGTVTTWAWNHAPRRGQPLGTPFAWVLVRFDGADTALLHALDAPGPDSVRTGMRVRVRWAGERSGAITDIACFEPYDGGPGTPAGPTGHDGSFTDPVTGIVAPARLDYVYSPGRAQSAHLQALSERRTVGERCPSCRKVYVPPRGACPTCGVATTEQVEVGPRGTVTTYCIVNIKARNLDIEVPYVYAHIALDGADLALHGRIGGIPYDQVRMGLRVEPVWTEDGRHPDHYRPAGEPDAEYETYKELL; via the coding sequence ATGCCCGAAGTCCTCAAAGCCCCCCTCGTCGTCGAGTTCCCCTTCACCCGCTCGCTCGGCCCGGTCCAGAGCGCGTTCCTCACCGGTCTGCGTGAACGGGTGGTCCTCGGCGTCCGGACCACCGACGGCAGGACGCTCGTCCCGCCCGTCGAGTACGACCCCGTCACCGCCGACGAACTCCGCGACCTGGTCGAGGTCGCCCCCACCGGCACCGTCACCACCTGGGCCTGGAACCACGCGCCGCGCCGGGGCCAGCCCCTCGGCACGCCCTTCGCCTGGGTCCTGGTCAGGTTCGACGGCGCCGACACCGCGCTGCTGCACGCGCTCGACGCCCCCGGCCCCGATTCCGTCCGCACCGGCATGCGGGTGCGCGTCCGCTGGGCCGGGGAACGGTCCGGAGCCATCACGGACATCGCCTGCTTCGAACCGTACGACGGCGGCCCCGGGACACCGGCCGGACCCACCGGCCACGACGGCAGCTTCACCGACCCGGTGACCGGCATCGTCGCCCCCGCCCGCCTCGACTACGTGTACTCACCCGGCCGCGCCCAGAGCGCCCATCTCCAGGCACTCTCCGAGCGGCGCACGGTGGGGGAGCGCTGCCCGTCCTGCCGCAAGGTGTACGTCCCGCCGCGGGGCGCGTGCCCCACCTGCGGGGTCGCCACCACGGAACAGGTCGAGGTGGGACCGCGTGGCACCGTCACCACGTACTGCATCGTCAACATCAAGGCCAGGAACCTCGACATCGAAGTGCCGTACGTCTACGCCCACATCGCCCTCGACGGCGCCGACCTCGCGCTGCACGGCCGGATCGGCGGCATCCCCTACGACCAGGTGCGGATGGGCCTGCGGGTGGAGCCCGTGTGGACCGAGGACGGCCGTCACCCGGACCACTACCGGCCGGCCGGCGAACCCGACGCGGAGTACGAGACGTACAAGGAGCTGTTGTAG
- a CDS encoding DUF397 domain-containing protein, with protein MAESTIEQHPLAGWDKPELDLSKADWQSSSRGRGDVQIAFVEGFIAMRNSGRAESPSLIFTPAEWGAFVSGAREGEFDLT; from the coding sequence GTGGCCGAGAGCACCATCGAGCAACACCCGCTCGCGGGCTGGGACAAGCCTGAGCTGGACCTGAGCAAGGCAGACTGGCAGTCCAGCAGCCGAGGGCGAGGTGACGTCCAGATCGCCTTTGTCGAGGGCTTCATCGCGATGCGCAACAGCGGCCGCGCCGAGAGCCCTTCCCTGATCTTCACCCCCGCCGAGTGGGGCGCGTTCGTGTCGGGAGCCCGCGAGGGCGAGTTCGACCTGACCTGA
- a CDS encoding crotonase/enoyl-CoA hydratase family protein has translation MGGTEHLTVRREGATLVLTLDRPEAKNALSLPMLVGLYDGWTEADADDAIRSVVLTGAGGAFCAGMDLKALAGRGMEGERYRDRMKADPDLHWKAMLRHHRPRKPVIAAVEGPCVAGGTEILQGTDIRVAAESALFGLFEVRRGLFPIGGSTVRLPRQIPRTHALEMLLTGRSYSAAEAAAIGLVGRVVPDGTALDAALEIAERVNACGPLAVEAVKASVYETAGMTETEGLAAELARGWPVFDTADANEGSRAFAEKRPPVYRRA, from the coding sequence ATGGGTGGGACGGAACACCTCACCGTGCGGCGCGAGGGCGCCACGCTGGTGCTCACGCTCGACAGGCCCGAGGCCAAGAACGCGCTCTCGCTGCCGATGCTGGTCGGCCTGTACGACGGCTGGACGGAGGCCGACGCGGACGACGCGATCCGGTCCGTCGTGCTCACCGGCGCGGGCGGCGCCTTCTGCGCCGGCATGGACCTCAAGGCGCTGGCCGGACGGGGCATGGAGGGCGAGCGGTACCGGGACCGGATGAAAGCCGATCCCGATCTGCACTGGAAGGCGATGCTGCGCCACCACCGCCCCCGCAAACCGGTGATCGCCGCCGTCGAGGGACCCTGCGTCGCGGGCGGCACCGAGATCCTCCAGGGCACCGACATCCGGGTCGCGGCCGAGTCGGCGCTCTTCGGCCTCTTCGAGGTCAGACGCGGACTGTTCCCGATCGGCGGCTCCACCGTCCGGCTCCCCCGCCAGATCCCGCGCACGCACGCCCTGGAAATGCTCCTGACGGGACGCTCGTACTCGGCCGCGGAGGCCGCCGCCATCGGGCTCGTCGGCAGGGTCGTGCCGGACGGAACGGCGCTCGACGCGGCCCTGGAGATCGCCGAACGGGTCAACGCCTGCGGTCCGCTGGCCGTCGAGGCCGTCAAGGCGTCCGTGTACGAGACCGCCGGGATGACCGAGACCGAGGGCCTCGCCGCCGAACTCGCCCGAGGCTGGCCCGTCTTCGACACCGCCGACGCCAACGAGGGCTCCCGCGCCTTCGCCGAGAAGCGCCCGCCCGTCTACCGGCGCGCCTGA
- a CDS encoding thiolase domain-containing protein — protein sequence MPPIRDVAVIAFGQTDHRRTSDELSEVEMLMPVLHEVLDSTGLRTSDIDFTCSGSSDYLAGRAFSFTMALDGVGAWPPISESHVEMDGAWALYEAWTKLLTGEADTALVYAYGKSSPGSVRDVLTRQLDPYYVAPLWPDSVALAALQARALIDAGDTDEPALAGVAARSRASAAANSHAQLRSPVGQGDYLVRPLRTGDCPPVGDGAAAVILAAGERARELCGRPAWIRGIDHRIEAHSLGVRDLTDSPSTRLAAERAGAFERPVDTAELHAPFTSQEVVLRKALRLGDDVDVNPSGGALAANPVMVAGLVRIGEAAARIHRGASDRALAHATSGPCLQQNLVAVLEGDPR from the coding sequence ATGCCGCCCATCAGGGACGTCGCCGTGATCGCCTTCGGGCAGACCGACCACCGGCGCACCAGCGACGAACTCTCCGAGGTGGAGATGCTCATGCCGGTCCTGCACGAGGTCCTGGACAGCACCGGCCTGAGGACCAGCGACATCGACTTCACCTGCTCCGGTTCGAGCGACTACCTCGCGGGCCGCGCCTTCTCCTTCACCATGGCCCTCGACGGAGTGGGCGCCTGGCCGCCGATCTCCGAGTCCCACGTCGAGATGGACGGGGCCTGGGCGCTGTACGAGGCCTGGACGAAGCTCCTGACCGGCGAGGCAGACACCGCCCTCGTCTACGCGTACGGGAAGTCGTCCCCCGGATCGGTCCGCGACGTCCTGACCCGGCAGCTCGACCCGTACTACGTCGCCCCCCTGTGGCCCGACTCGGTCGCGCTCGCCGCGCTCCAGGCCCGGGCGCTCATCGACGCGGGCGACACCGACGAACCCGCGCTCGCCGGTGTCGCCGCCCGCAGCCGCGCCTCGGCCGCCGCCAACTCCCACGCGCAGCTGCGGAGTCCGGTCGGCCAGGGCGACTACCTCGTACGCCCCCTGCGGACCGGCGACTGCCCGCCGGTCGGCGACGGTGCCGCCGCGGTGATCCTCGCGGCCGGCGAGCGGGCCCGCGAACTGTGCGGACGACCCGCCTGGATCCGCGGCATCGACCACCGCATCGAGGCCCACAGCCTGGGCGTCCGCGACCTGACCGACTCCCCGTCCACCCGCCTCGCCGCCGAACGGGCCGGGGCCTTCGAACGGCCCGTCGACACCGCCGAACTGCACGCCCCCTTCACCTCGCAGGAGGTCGTCCTGCGCAAGGCCCTCCGGCTCGGGGACGACGTGGACGTCAACCCCTCCGGCGGGGCGCTCGCGGCCAACCCGGTCATGGTCGCCGGACTCGTCCGCATCGGCGAGGCCGCCGCGCGCATCCACCGGGGCGCCTCCGACCGGGCCCTGGCCCACGCCACCTCGGGACCCTGCCTCCAACAGAACCTGGTCGCCGTACTCGAAGGGGATCCGCGATGA
- a CDS encoding acyl-CoA synthetase yields the protein MTAGRSVTVDGVLRRSARRTPERVAVHYRDRSWTYAELDDAVSRAAQALRSAGLAPGDRVGAYGHNSDAYLIGFLACARGGLVHVPVNQNLTGEDLAYIVGQAGCALVLADPDLAGNLPRGTRTLPLRDAGDSLLARLAGTPPYDGPEPRGEDLTQLLYTSGTTALPKGAMMTHRALVHEYLSAITALDLQAGDLPVHALPLYHSAQMHVFLLPYLAVGAVNVILDAPDAGTILDLVEAGRADSLFAPPTVWIGLANRPDFATRDLSGLRKAYYGASIMPVPVLERLRERLPRLAFYNCFGQSEIGPLAMVLAPHEHKGRMDSCGRPVLFVEARVVDESGEDVADGERGEIVYRSPQLCEGYWDKPEETAEAFRDGWFHSGDLAVHDEDGFFTVVDRVKDVINSGGVLVASRQVEDALYTHGAVAEVAVIGLPDERWIEAVTAVVVARGEVSGDELVAHAREKLAAFKAPKRVLFVDELPRNASGKILKRELRDRFAAES from the coding sequence ATGACGGCGGGACGAAGCGTCACGGTGGACGGGGTGCTGCGGCGCAGCGCCCGGCGGACCCCGGAGCGCGTCGCGGTCCACTACCGGGACCGCTCGTGGACCTACGCCGAACTCGACGACGCGGTCTCCCGCGCGGCCCAGGCGCTGCGCTCCGCGGGCCTCGCGCCCGGTGACCGCGTCGGCGCCTACGGCCACAACTCGGACGCGTACCTGATCGGTTTCCTCGCCTGCGCCCGGGGCGGACTCGTCCACGTGCCGGTCAACCAGAACCTGACGGGTGAGGATCTCGCGTACATCGTCGGCCAGGCGGGCTGCGCACTCGTCCTCGCCGATCCGGATCTGGCCGGAAACCTGCCCCGGGGGACGCGCACGCTCCCCCTGCGCGACGCCGGTGACTCCTTGCTCGCGCGGCTGGCCGGCACCCCGCCGTACGACGGTCCGGAGCCGCGCGGCGAGGACCTGACGCAGTTGCTGTACACGTCCGGCACGACCGCGCTGCCCAAGGGCGCGATGATGACGCACCGGGCGCTGGTGCACGAGTACCTGAGCGCGATCACCGCCCTCGATCTGCAGGCCGGCGACCTGCCCGTGCACGCGCTGCCGCTCTACCACTCGGCGCAGATGCATGTGTTCCTGCTGCCGTATCTCGCCGTCGGCGCCGTGAACGTGATCCTCGACGCGCCCGACGCCGGGACGATCCTCGACCTGGTGGAGGCGGGCCGCGCGGACAGTCTGTTCGCCCCGCCCACCGTGTGGATCGGCCTGGCCAACCGGCCCGACTTCGCGACCCGGGACCTGAGCGGGCTGCGCAAGGCGTACTACGGTGCGTCGATCATGCCGGTCCCGGTCCTGGAACGGCTGCGGGAACGGCTCCCGAGGCTGGCGTTCTACAACTGCTTCGGCCAGAGCGAGATCGGCCCGCTCGCGATGGTCCTCGCCCCTCATGAGCACAAGGGCCGGATGGACTCCTGCGGACGGCCGGTGCTGTTCGTGGAGGCGCGGGTGGTCGACGAGTCCGGCGAGGACGTGGCCGACGGGGAGCGGGGCGAGATCGTCTACCGGTCACCGCAGCTGTGCGAGGGCTACTGGGACAAGCCGGAGGAGACGGCCGAGGCCTTCCGCGACGGCTGGTTCCACTCCGGGGACCTGGCCGTCCATGACGAGGACGGCTTCTTCACCGTCGTGGACCGGGTGAAGGATGTCATCAACTCCGGTGGTGTGCTGGTGGCTTCGCGACAGGTCGAGGACGCGCTCTACACGCACGGGGCGGTCGCCGAGGTGGCGGTGATCGGCCTGCCCGACGAGCGGTGGATCGAGGCGGTGACGGCGGTCGTGGTCGCGCGCGGCGAGGTCAGCGGGGACGAACTCGTCGCCCACGCGCGGGAGAAGCTCGCCGCCTTCAAGGCGCCCAAGCGGGTGCTGTTCGTGGACGAGCTGCCGCGCAACGCGAGCGGGAAGATCCTCAAGCGGGAGCTGAGGGACCGGTTCGCGGCGGAGTCGTAG